Proteins from one Nicotiana tabacum cultivar K326 chromosome 23, ASM71507v2, whole genome shotgun sequence genomic window:
- the LOC142177393 gene encoding uncharacterized protein LOC142177393 produces MANSSVPQVQQKFDVIRQLRVEVDAVKAEAEEWKKNMDRLASEKEAARTQLASAEIQLRSLKEKAFVQASDRERLATELSTAKSEVEKAMANADAMVAVYRFDAEAAQVRAKEVAEAAQARANWVAEHAKCQSRRETLEEIHARGFDLTAEIEKAKELEAETGVLAFPDGDDTGSMSGSKSEGGLEGEDASPGED; encoded by the coding sequence ATGGCTAACAGTTCGGTTCCACAGGTCCAGCAAAAGTTCGATGTGATCAGGCAACTTCGTGTTGAAGTGGACGCAGTGAAGGCGGAGGCCGAAGAGTGGAAAAAGAATATGGACCGCCTCGCCTCAGAAAAGGAGGCTGCCCGAACTCAACTGGCCTCGGCTGAGATCCAACTCCGAAGCTTGAAAGAGAAAGCCTTCGTGCAAGCTTCTGATCGAGAGAGACTGGCCACAGAACTTTCAACGGCCAAATCGGAGGTCGAAAAAGCCATGGCCAATGCTGATGCAATGGTGGCCGTTTACCGGttcgatgctgaagctgctcaggttcGAGCAAAGGAGGTTGCTGAGGCTGCTCAGGCTCGAGCAAACTGGGTTGCCGAGCACGCTAAATGCCAGTCTCGAAGGGAGAcgctcgaggagatccatgctcgtggcttcgatcttacGGCCGAGATCGAGAAAGCTAAGGAGCTTGAAGCCGAGACCGGAGTGTTGGCCTTTCCTGATGGTGATGATACCGGGAGTATGAGCGGATCTAAAAGTGAAGGAGGCCTCGAGGGCGAAGATGCTTCTCCCGGAGAGGACTAA